The genomic stretch TCAACTAGGAAGACCCCGGAtgcttcttttgattttctcCTCAATGACAAACTGGCATTGTCGCAAGCAACAACTATCTCTAGGTCTCCCCTGAGGGATCTGACGGACCCACTTTCTGTAACAAACTTCATgaccaagaacttggtgcttaTCACCGCAGAGAGCTCGTTTATCGTCTTCCTCCCCAGAATAACGTTGTAGTCCTTGGAGTTCCTCAATACGACGAACTCCGCCATCACCGACTTTTTTCCCTCATCTGTCCCCACTCAAACCGGGAGCGTGACTACTCCATCAGGTTTAATATAGTTGTCTCTGAGACCAATGACTCCGTGTTGGTGGGTCTTGAGGTCGGTCTCCTGGAGTCCAAGGGCATTGAAGACATTTCTAAACATAATGTTCGAGTCGGCACCCGTGTCAACGAAAATTCGCTTGACTATCCTGGTCCCGATTCTTGCCGTCAGTGGCAGAgcttgaaacaaaattttggggggccaaaaattaaacataaaaatttaataataatatttatattaaaataaaatttataaatataattattctttaagtttgttactaataagataataaataactaattctacagataaaaaatataaaattgtttATAATGGTACTCTTCGAGTCTTTAGTGACTTGAAATCCTTAATAATTGAATCAGAACTAAACTTTTCAATAATTTCTTTCTCAATGTAAATAACCAAACTATCCGCGAAAAAGTTGTCCTCCATCTTGTTTCTTAACCTtatctttattattttgattgCTGAAAATGATTGCTCTGTAGTAGCTGTAGAAACTAGAAGAGTTAATATCAGACGAATCAATCTATCAATCAAGTAATACACTTTTGACTTTTTTATTTATGCTAAACATCTACACAGTTCATGAATAGTTGACAAATTCTTCATTTCTGGATGCTGACGAGCATCAAGAATAAAATGCTGAAGTTGAAAAGGCAAATTAATCTTATCTTATTCAGTAAAGTCTTCGGGATAGTAGCTGTCAACAAGAGTAGAAATCTTAGcaatatcaaaatttttgtaAGCATCCTTAGGCATGAGAGTAGAGCTCAGACTTAGTAGATCCATTGCTTGAAATATCTCCACTCTAAAATAATGCTCAACTGTAATAAGATCTTTTTGGTGATGCGAGCGTCCTTGCCTTGCAACATAAGAAGCAGTTAAATCAGGAATTAGAATATCATGTTGTTCACAAAATGATTTcacattttttaataattcCTCCCATCTATCATCTCTCATGCTTTGGATAAGTGTTTTTGTAGAATGAACTAGTTGCACAGCATTAACTATGTCTTGAGACTGCTTTTGTAAGGCTTGACAAAGAATATCAGTTATTCCCATAATATCTTTCATCAAATGCAAGATCAATACAAACTCAAATAAGGTCAAGGTATTGTAACCACTATCTGCATCACCATGCTGAAAATAAGTTGATCCATCAACAATAACTTTTTGTAAAACAGTCAACGTTGCACCATACATATTCATCAAACTGCAAACAAAAGAGAAATGAGAACTCGATCGAGTATCACCTGCTCGTCTCAAAGTACCAATTTGATTTGTTCCTGTACCAGTTTCAAGTTCATCAATCTCTAATAAATGGAGAATTTTATCTTTCTTGGCAGCATGTAACTTATCATGTCACTTACTAGAAGAACAAATGATATTGACGatgaaattcaatttaaaaaaaaacttatgcACAGGAATAACTTCTCTTGATGCAATAACTAATGCAAGTTGTAATCGATGAGCAAAACAGTGGATATAGTAAGCATAAGGGCAATCTTTTAAGAATACTGCTTGTAACCCATTCCATTCCCCTCTCATGTTGCTGGCGCCATCATAACCTTGACCACGAATATTAAAAGCAAGAGATGAAGATTGAACCTGGGTACT from Arachis stenosperma cultivar V10309 chromosome 9, arast.V10309.gnm1.PFL2, whole genome shotgun sequence encodes the following:
- the LOC130949770 gene encoding uncharacterized protein LOC130949770, with amino-acid sequence MYGATLTVLQKVIVDGSTYFQHGDADSGYNTLTLFEFVLILHLMKDIMGITDILCQALQKQSQDIVNAVQLVHSTKTLIQSMRDDRWEELLKNVKSFCEQHDILIPDLTASYVARQGRSHHQKDLITVEHYFRVEIFQAMDLLSLSSTLMPKDAYKNFDIAKISTLVDSYYPEDFTE